One genomic segment of Gemmatimonadales bacterium includes these proteins:
- a CDS encoding Uma2 family endonuclease produces the protein MPATAGRWTAEMVRALPDDGKRYEVIAGELLVTPAPMPRHQLVQMRLIGALLPYLERTREDLQLLASPADISWDEDTLVQPDLFVVPKAEVTNDWLTFRTLLLAVEILSPSSARADRVLKRRLYQAQHVGEYWIVDVEAAVVEVWRPGDERPEVVTDVLRWRVSEPAAELSI, from the coding sequence ATGCCCGCCACAGCCGGCCGCTGGACGGCCGAGATGGTTCGCGCGCTCCCCGATGACGGCAAGCGGTACGAGGTCATCGCGGGGGAATTGCTGGTGACGCCGGCCCCCATGCCGCGGCACCAGCTAGTGCAGATGCGGCTCATCGGTGCGCTGCTGCCGTACCTCGAGAGAACGAGGGAAGACCTCCAACTCCTCGCCTCTCCCGCGGATATCTCCTGGGACGAGGACACGCTCGTTCAGCCCGACCTGTTCGTGGTACCGAAGGCTGAAGTGACGAACGACTGGCTGACGTTCCGGACCCTGCTGCTCGCCGTCGAGATCCTGTCGCCCTCATCGGCACGGGCCGACCGCGTGCTCAAGCGGCGCCTCTATCAGGCGCAGCACGTGGGCGAGTACTGGATCGTGGATGTGGAGGCCGCGGTGGTCGAGGTGTGGCGGCCGGGGGACGAGCGGCCGGAGGTAGTGACGGACGTCCTGCGGTGGCGCGTGAGCGAGCCGGCTGCTGAGCTCTCTATC